A genomic segment from Desulfonatronum lacustre DSM 10312 encodes:
- a CDS encoding FprA family A-type flavoprotein — MKDNVFLLGAVDWNRRLFDSLIPLPDGTSYNSYMVCGSEKTALLDSVDPCMADVLLSQITDVAKIDYIVSHHAEQDHSGSIPMLLEKYPDAKVVCTTKARGMLMDLLHIPEESFHTVEDGATLSLGAKTLEFIYTPWVHWPETMVTYLREDRILFSCDFFGSHIATSDMFVVDKGRVHEAGKRYFAEIMMPFRDVIGKNLEKLKKYDIDMIAPSHGQIYDDPAWIMDAWRDWVFAPPKNLVVLPYVSMHESTARMVDHLTTKLVDNGVRVELYDLTVTDIGKLAMSLVDGATIVVGTPTVLAGPHPLAAYAAFLANALRPRAKYLSIIGSYGWGGKTVETLSAMIPNLKVEVIDPVLCKGLPTKEVFAAIDVMADTIAEKHREQGFS; from the coding sequence ATGAAAGACAATGTGTTTTTGCTCGGCGCGGTGGACTGGAACCGGCGGCTGTTTGATTCCCTGATCCCTCTTCCGGATGGGACGTCGTACAATTCCTACATGGTTTGCGGAAGTGAAAAGACGGCTTTGCTGGACAGCGTGGATCCCTGCATGGCGGATGTCCTGCTTTCACAGATAACGGACGTAGCCAAAATCGACTACATCGTGTCCCACCATGCCGAACAGGATCATTCCGGGTCCATTCCGATGCTTCTGGAGAAATACCCGGATGCCAAGGTGGTCTGCACCACAAAAGCCCGGGGCATGCTCATGGATCTGCTGCATATTCCGGAGGAATCGTTTCACACGGTCGAAGACGGGGCAACGCTGTCTCTCGGCGCCAAAACCCTGGAATTTATCTACACGCCCTGGGTGCACTGGCCCGAAACCATGGTGACCTACCTGCGGGAAGACCGGATCCTTTTCTCCTGCGACTTTTTCGGCTCTCACATCGCCACCTCCGACATGTTCGTGGTGGATAAGGGCCGTGTACACGAGGCAGGCAAACGGTACTTTGCCGAAATCATGATGCCGTTTCGCGACGTGATCGGAAAGAATCTGGAAAAGCTGAAAAAGTACGACATCGACATGATCGCGCCCTCCCACGGCCAGATCTATGACGACCCGGCATGGATCATGGACGCCTGGCGGGACTGGGTGTTCGCCCCGCCCAAAAATCTTGTGGTTTTGCCCTACGTGTCGATGCATGAAAGTACGGCCCGCATGGTCGATCACCTGACGACCAAGCTTGTCGACAACGGGGTGCGGGTCGAGCTGTATGATCTCACGGTCACCGACATCGGCAAGCTGGCCATGTCCCTGGTGGACGGTGCAACCATTGTCGTGGGAACGCCCACTGTTCTTGCGGGTCCTCACCCCCTGGCCGCGTATGCCGCGTTTCTGGCCAACGCCCTGCGTCCCCGCGCCAAGTACCTTTCCATCATCGGGTCCTACGGGTGGGGCGGCAAAACGGTGGAGACACTCTCCGCCATGATCCCCAACCTCAAGGTGGAGGTCATCGATCCGGTTCTTTGCAAGGGACTGCCGACGAAAGAGGTGTTTGCGGCCATTGATGTCATGGCGGACACAATTGCCGAAAAACACCGGGAACAGGGTTTTTCCTGA
- a CDS encoding long-chain-fatty-acid--CoA ligase, whose product MIDVPSPWRKFYDPEVPSPFEPEAMAIHDLLARSARKNPQRKAIVFQNWSITYAEFDRLTGVMAANLRRLGLTSGTRIAVLLPNLPQTLITYFAILKAGGVVVMMNPLYMENELQDQISDSSAEFLVTLDLLWSKVAGLRRRVHLKKIIVASIADALGFPLRQLYKLKAWKQGMGKDVPYDDGAILPWKEIVKGREVYSQVVDDPRNHLAMLQYTGGTTGVPKGVMLSHANLTANVQQCLAMLPRLTKSRHTLLAVLPFFHIFGLTVCMNFAVGLGATIIPFPRLVVPDLLKAIQKYKPTIFPAVPAIFVAMVQHKNLGRFKLSSIDYCISGSAPLPVEVMQKFQKLTGAEIIEGYGLTEASPVTHLNPLDGKHKPGSIGIPLPGTEAGIVDMEGGAVPVPVGKLGEMVVRGPQVMQGYWNRADETASTIRNTWLYTGDIAYMDEDGFCFIVDRKKDLIITGGYNVYPRDVDEVLYEHPKVKEAVAVGIPHPTRGEIVKAFIVPKDGEVIEQSEIIEFCSQKLAKYKVPRRVEFRTELPKTLVGKVLRRALRQEEMEKVEQRRKRRKGD is encoded by the coding sequence ATGATCGACGTTCCAAGCCCCTGGCGAAAATTCTATGACCCCGAAGTTCCTTCCCCGTTTGAGCCGGAAGCCATGGCCATCCATGACCTGCTGGCCCGGTCGGCCCGGAAGAATCCCCAGCGCAAGGCCATTGTTTTTCAGAATTGGTCCATAACCTACGCCGAGTTCGATCGTTTGACCGGGGTCATGGCCGCGAATCTGCGACGGCTGGGCCTGACCTCCGGGACACGGATCGCTGTGCTTCTTCCGAACCTGCCCCAGACCCTGATCACCTACTTCGCCATCCTCAAGGCCGGGGGCGTGGTGGTGATGATGAATCCTCTGTACATGGAAAACGAGCTGCAAGACCAGATATCGGACAGCTCGGCGGAATTTCTGGTCACCCTGGATCTGCTCTGGTCCAAGGTCGCGGGGTTGCGACGGCGGGTGCACCTGAAAAAGATCATCGTCGCCAGCATCGCCGACGCCCTGGGCTTTCCCCTGCGCCAGCTCTACAAGCTCAAGGCCTGGAAACAGGGCATGGGCAAGGACGTGCCTTACGATGACGGGGCGATACTTCCGTGGAAAGAGATCGTCAAAGGTCGGGAGGTCTATAGCCAGGTCGTCGACGATCCGCGCAACCATCTGGCCATGCTCCAGTACACCGGCGGGACCACCGGCGTGCCCAAGGGAGTGATGCTGTCCCATGCCAACCTGACCGCCAATGTCCAGCAGTGTCTGGCCATGCTGCCCAGGCTCACGAAGTCCCGGCACACCCTGCTGGCCGTGTTGCCGTTTTTTCATATTTTCGGCCTGACGGTCTGCATGAATTTCGCCGTGGGACTGGGCGCGACCATTATCCCCTTTCCGAGGCTGGTGGTTCCGGACCTGCTCAAGGCCATCCAGAAGTACAAACCCACGATTTTTCCGGCGGTTCCGGCAATTTTCGTGGCCATGGTCCAGCACAAGAATCTCGGCCGGTTCAAGCTGTCTTCCATCGACTACTGTATTTCCGGCTCCGCGCCGCTGCCCGTGGAAGTCATGCAGAAATTCCAGAAATTGACCGGAGCCGAGATCATCGAAGGCTACGGCCTGACCGAAGCCTCGCCGGTGACCCACCTCAACCCCCTGGACGGCAAGCACAAGCCCGGCTCCATCGGGATTCCCCTGCCCGGTACCGAAGCGGGCATCGTGGACATGGAAGGGGGGGCCGTACCCGTACCCGTGGGCAAGCTGGGCGAGATGGTGGTCCGGGGGCCACAGGTCATGCAGGGCTACTGGAACCGGGCCGACGAGACCGCTTCCACCATCCGTAATACCTGGCTGTACACCGGGGACATCGCCTACATGGACGAGGACGGCTTCTGCTTCATCGTGGACCGTAAGAAGGACCTGATCATCACCGGAGGCTACAACGTCTATCCTCGGGATGTGGACGAGGTGCTCTATGAGCACCCCAAGGTCAAGGAAGCCGTGGCCGTGGGCATCCCGCATCCCACCCGTGGGGAAATCGTCAAGGCCTTCATCGTGCCCAAGGACGGCGAAGTGATCGAACAATCGGAAATCATCGAGTTCTGCTCCCAGAAACTGGCCAAGTACAAAGTCCCCCGCCGGGTGGAGTTCCGGACCGAATTGCCCAAGACCTTGGTGGGCAAGGTTTTGCGGCGGGCCTTGCGCCAGGAGGAAATGGAAAAGGTGGAGCAGCGCAGGAAGAGACGGAAGGGGGATTGA